Genomic window (bacterium):
TTAGGACATTTTCATTTTGGTATTACACAGGAAAAAATAATTGTTGACTAAATTTAATTTCTTTATAGAATTATAAGAATATTTTCAAGCAATTATGAGGTGTTTATTATGCATTTAATCGTCGATGGCTATGAAGCTGATTATCAAAAACTAATTGATTTAGATTTTATCTATAACATTTTAGATGTTACTCCAGAAAAAATTAGCATGACTAAGATTATGCCTCCTTACGTGTTTAAATATCATGGTAAAAACCCTGAAGATTGGGGCCTTTCTGGTTTTGTCTTAATTGCTGAAAGTCACATTAGTATTCATACTTTCCCAGAAAAAAGATATTTAAATATAGATATCTTTTCTTGTAAAGTGTTTGATAGTGAAGCCGCTATAAAACTTA
Coding sequences:
- the speD gene encoding adenosylmethionine decarboxylase: MHLIVDGYEADYQKLIDLDFIYNILDVTPEKISMTKIMPPYVFKYHGKNPEDWGLSGFVLIAESHISIHTFPEKRYLNIDIFSCKVFDSEAAIKLMKDNFSINKTQIKLLERGIEYPHNIEKASNVVSLERCQLQATKTS